The Bubalus bubalis isolate 160015118507 breed Murrah chromosome 2, NDDB_SH_1, whole genome shotgun sequence genome includes the window CCGATGCGCTTTGAGTGGGAACCGGGTTGGGTCACGGCTAGAGAAGAAGGAAGTTCCCATAACCAGTGGCCTGATTTCCCTCACCTTGGGCACCCATGGGAAAGGGTTGGGAGGAGAAGACCGCCGCCTGGCAGGGGAATTGAGGCTCAGAGCCGCTGCCCCAGGGCGCCAAGAGCGTCTTCACTGTGCTATAGACAGTAGCTTCTCTCCTGGGTTCTTTTCCAACAATGTGTTCCACGGAACACTGGTTCCCTGGCAGGGGTTTTGGGAAGCTGCTGGCTCCAAGCCCCTCTTAGAGAGTCCCAGGGGCTGTCAGGGTGTTTGAGGCTCTGATTAGTCTTATGGCAAAGAGACTATATTTCTTGAGCTTTTTGACcatggtgtgtgtgcgtgtgtatgtgtgtgtgtgcgtgtgtgtgtgtgtgtgtgtgtgtgtgtgtgtgtatttagctGTAATACCGTCACCAAGCAGAACATGCTGTCTTGGGAATTTCAGTAGAGACACATCTCCCTGGTTCCCAGGCCAACACAAAAGCCTGAGGCTTTCCCCCAGGAagcctgaaggagggcatggagtTGGGGAACTTCTCAGAGGGGATGGAGTGGCAGAGGTGAAGCCATTTGGTtctggagagaaggaagaggcccCAAAAGGTGTCCCTCATCAGGAAGAGAaaccacagagaagaaaagagggtgtTCAGGAATTCACAGACCCATGGCTCCACTTTGACTTTACTTCATGGGGTTCTTATATTGTgctgagaagtgtgtgtgtggcagagctgggggagggcaggcagagaagggagaggagattGAAGGGCCCCCCTCCCCAGACTACGAGCCCCTATTCAGTCTGCCCATTCAATCTCCAGGCCTTCAGGATTGAGGACCCCAGGTTATCAGCCCTCAGATCATTCTGCTACTCACTTCTCAGCCTTTAGAAGTCCCTTTCCCACTCTCATTTCAAATGCCCCTGAATTAACAAAAATGAGATTATACTAATAATAGTAATGACCAATACTCATTTACTAAGCACCAGGCATTCTTTTAAGCACTGTATATTCGGGAAGTTTATCTTCATAACAACCTGTGAAAAGGGTACTATCAGAATTCTACTTTCCAgacgagaaaactgaggcatagagaggttaagGGACTTTTCAGGTTATACACCTAGAAAGCCCTGGAGCCCATAGGTATCCATCTGAGCCCCAAGGTAAAACAGGTGCCATGATCTAGTTGCTATTTAACTGCTGCATCACCTTTGCTGGGCTGCCTCCCATCTCTGGATCTTCGTCTCCCCACTGGTAAATTGGAGGGGATGGGATCTAATGTTGCTAGGGGTCTTCCCATCTCTATTGAATTTCAGCCTTCCCATCAGCCTAACCTCTCAGACCCCCACCAGGCCCCAGGGGCTTCCCGGGGCCCCATCACATCCAGGCTGGACACTCTCCATCACCACACCAGCTCCGCCAGCAGCCCTGGGATGCCTGGCTGCCAGCGGCCTGCGAAAGAGGTCCCCGAGCCTGGCCCGGAAGGGGCGAGAGAGGTAGAAGCAGAGGAGGGGGCTGACAGCGCAATTGGAGTAGGCCAGGAGAGTACAGAGGCTGGAGGCCACGTAAGCCATGGGCGTGGCAGGCAGGTCACCCACAGCCGCCACGTAGCCCAGCACGGAGCAGGGCCCCCACATCAGCACAAAGACCACCAGCACCACGAGGATGAGCCCGGTGTTCTCCCGGTGCTCCCGGGCGCTCTCCCCCACGGGGCCCCGGGGCTGCGTCCACAGGAGCCAGCCCACGTGGCCGAAAGAGCAGCCCAGCCCCAGCACGcaaggcaggaaggccagggctcCCAGGAGCGTGAAGTAGCAGGAGGTCTGAGCAGGGTTCAGAAGCAAGAGGCAGGCCCGGGCCCCCTCCTCCACGACCGCTCGCTGGAACAGCCAGGTGGGCAGCGAGGCCGTGAGGCCCAGGGCCCACATGGCCCCACAGAGCAGCCGGCGGACACCCGGGCCGGACGGGAGGGCCAGGTCAGGCCGGGCCACGGCCACGTGGCGCAGGAGCGCCGTGGCCACCATGCTGTAGAAGGTGCAGAACATGGTGGCGCTGTTGACGGCCTGGCTGGTGGTGCAGACGGTGGGGCCCAGCCACCAGTCCTGCTGCAGGAAGCTCAGCAGGAGCACCGGCACCACACAGGCCAGGAAGAGCAGGTCGGACAGCGTGATGTTCACCATGAGGCTGTTGGTCAAGGAGAGGAGCGGGCAGGGGGCACCCGGGCCCCGGCCCACCACCAGCAGCATCAGCCCATTGGCCAGCAACCCCACCAGCAGGATGAGGCCACAGACCCCCACAAAGACGAGTCGGAGCGGTCGCTCGGCTGTGGCCGTGAGCCAGGCACTGGACGTGGTGTTGGCCTCCATTTTGCTGCTCCAGACACACGAGGACATTACAGAAGCCAGCCCGCAGGCCGCCTTCCTCTTTCCCTGCCGAGCTCCCTCCTTTCACAGACCCCTGCACACGGTGGGTGCCCCgggcctgccccagcccctccagACCTCTCAGCAACCTGGTGGGATGGGCTCTGTCAGTGCCCCGTCagagccctgggttcaaatcctgactctgctaCTTGGGAGTGCCGCTCGTGTGGCTTGCGCTGCTCAGCCTCATCTATAAGGAATCAAGGAAATAAAGGAAGTAAAACAGGTGTCAACAGTAAATGTCCCTCAAGGACGAGATGGAggtgattttcactttcttcataactgctgtatttctaaaattttgcaGGGAGTACAAATTGaatctgataaatatttatatattagtatatatgtttattatagtatatatatctatatttatatattatatatgatattactataatttatattatatataatatagtatactatatataatattgtaatattgtatattactatatattatatattgctatatattatatattattatatattataatatatagtaatactatatatattactAGTATGTATATGacactagtatatatatatagtatacacacTACATATATGTAGTAtactaagtatatatatatagaaagtatTATATATACTAAGTATATATActaagtattggagaaggcaatggcacccctctccaatactcttgcctggaaaatcccctggacggaagaacttggtaggctgcagtccatggggtcgctaagagtcggacacgactgagcaacttcactttcacttttcactttcatgcattggagaaggaaatggcaacccactccagtgttcttgcctggagaatcccagggacgggggagcctggtgggctgctgtctatggggttgcacagagtcggacacgactgaagcgacttagcagtagcagacttagtatatatagatatacttaGTGTACTACATATATGTAGaagtatattacatatatgtagtgtgtatactatatatatatatactagtgtCATATACAAGTATACTGTACTTAGTATACttatgtagtatatatatgtagtgTAGTCTACATATTTAGGatagcatatatattatatatttagcatagtatatatatttatttagtatataaatatatatatgcactatacatgtttttaaacaaAACCTCACGCTGCCTGTGAAATGAGCAAGTTTTAATTTGAAGTTCAAGTGGAAAAACGAATATGCAAGGGCTTTGAGAAAGGAATAAAGCCCCAACAAGTGCTTCCCAAGCATGTTTGCACATTGGGATCAGCtgaggagtttaaaaaaaaataacactaatactgggacttcctgggtggtcagtggttaagactctgcgcttccacttcagggggcacggGCTcaaatctctggtcagagaattTAAGATACCTCATGtcacttggtgcagccaaaaaaatattaattcatggGTCACACTCCAAAGACCCGATTTGACTGGTTTGGGTTTGGCAGTTTTGAAAGACCAGCTTGGAAACCACTGCCTTCAGTGCCCATGCTGAGCTGCTTACTGGCAGGGTAGGGGAACTGCTGCACTGCGCCCAGCCCATCACCTCTGCTGAGGATGTGGGGAGTCCCAGCGTGAGAGCGCACAGGCTGAGAGACGGGGTCAAGTCATCCCAGAGCTGGCTCAGGGGCTGATGCCTTCGTCTTGCATGTCACAGACAGGCCAGGACCCCAGAGCTTTAGTGAAAGGCAGCTTACCCCTTAACTcagaaactaaataaatatttcctgagcatTTACCCAGAACCAGGTACTAGGCAAACAAGCAGCAAAAAAGACAGTTCAGTGGGATCCTGATTCTTGTTTACATCCCCTTGTCTCCTGAGCAGGGAGCGGGGGTTGGAAAGCCCCTCTACAGCTGGCTCAGAGCCAGGGGTCCCCTGAGTCCCTCCTGCAGAGGCTTTGCTTGTTCTCAGGGTGCCATGGCAGCCACTTGCCTGAGAAGAGACAGTAGGTGGGGAGGTCTCTGTAGATTCTGCTGCCGACACCCCAGGTCTCAGACTCTGGTTCCAGGGACTGCAGGGGAAGGAGAAACTGAGGGACCCCCTAACACCCTAACTGCCCGGATGAATGCCACTCTCCAGTTCTTTGTCATCGCTTTTTTGTTTCTTCCGTCTGGCCCAGACTTGCCTGCTGATGATGCGAAACATGattggagaggaggggagggaaagggcGAAGggatggggaaaagaaaaggctCAAAGGACCTTGCTGCTGCCCTATCTGTAgtctatgctaagtcgcttcagtcgtgtccgactctaactctgcccgtagacggcagcccaccaggctcccccatccctgggattctccaggcaagaacactggagtgggttgccatgtccttctccaatgcatgaaagtgaaaagtgaaagtgaagttgctcagtcgtctccgactcttcgcgaccccatggactgcagcctaccaggctcctccgtccatgggattttccaggcaagagtactggagtgggttgccattgccttctctgatctgtAGTCTATAGAAAGGTCTATAACTTCAGGGTTAAGCTTATAGTCACTAGAGCCTGAGTTTAAAGCCTCCCTCAACCACTTGCTTAGATGCGTGTGTGAGCGAGCttgttgcttcattcgtgtccaactctctacgaccctatggactgtagcctgccaggctcctctgtccatggggattctccaggcaagggtactaaagtgggttgccatgccctcctccagggcatcttcccgacccagagatcggacctacgtctcctgcattgcagacggattctttttttatcactgagccactggggaatccaTCTACAATCTACTCGatcttctctgtgtaactttccttatctgtaaaatggggattaataACAGGCCCCATCTCGTGAGGctgatgtgaggattaaatgaggtaatacgAGTTACGTGCTCAGAACAGTGCCTAGCGTAGCAAGTGCTTGGTAAATGATGGCTAGTGTTCTGATCCTGCCCACTATCAGTTCCAAAAAATCTCTTTTCTGCCACCCCTGCCCAGACTCCAttttatcctcctgccctccccttctcACTCCAAACCCTGAGACCCATCAACGTAGTCCCaccctctgtttcttcatcagcTTCAAGCTAAGTTGTGACCAGAGCCCCCTAGACGGACATGCCCTGAGAACTCACCCCTTGCCTGGAAGTTCACTCTGAGGTCTATCCTGAGTCCCTCCTGCTGCCTCCTCACCTGCCTGTGCTGCTCGGAAGTTCCTGGGCTCTGCTTGGTGACGTGGGGCCCTTTGACACCAGGGCAGACTGGTGACTCCTCCACCTCTGTGCTCTGCCGTGAAGCTGGATCCAGTCTGCGAAAGCTAAGAGAAGGTTCTGGGCAGGGGTGCCGTTCCTTCTAgcaccccacctccaaggagctaGCTGCCCGGGGCGGGGACAGAGCTGAGATGGGAGGGGCGGGCAGAGGGGCACTGCTGTACCAGATTCCCCCAAAGGACAGGGGCGCTATCCGCTCTACCACTCCCCCAGGAATCACACCCTGCCGACCTGCCTCATTAACTCGCTGGCCGGTAGGACAGAGATGCTGATGACTGCCAGATCCCCAGACCCCAGAGAGAGGGCCATGAGCCACAGCAGGACTTGGCCCCCACTCTCAGCCAGGGCTCGGCATCACTTACGCCGGCCCACCTCTTCCTGTCTCTGAATGTCTCTGGCTGTCTTTCTCTGAGCACACTAGGGCCTAAAACCTGCTCAGAACAGGAGGAGGGCTGTGGGCTCCCAGGACCCAGGGAGGGGGAAGACACAGGGGCTGAGAAAGAATCATTGAGGCAGACTGCTAAGAGAAGCAGCTGATCACAGGGATTGTTCTACACTAGAGATGGGACCCACTAAAGGAATCTAATGTAACCTTTGCTGCCTTCTGATACAGGAATCTTCTCCACCTCACCTCTTTGCCAAGTGTTCCCTGGCTTCTGCTTGTTTGCCTCTGGTGACAGAGAGCTCAGTCGTGTAGAACTGAGCAGAGGGATAAGGACCAAGAACAGAggcttttttatatatatataattaatttttactcGAGTGCAGTTGCTTGACAGTGTTGCGTTAGTTTCTACTTCACAGCACAATGAATCAGCCACACGTAATCCTACGTCCCCTCCCTTCTGGACTTCCTTCCTATTCAGGTCACTGCTGTGCATTAGGTAGACTTCCCTGTGCGGTACAGTATGCtttcattggttatctattttatatgtggtatcaatagtgtatatgggtgtcagtcccaatctctcaattcctcccaccaccacccttcccccttggtatccatacatttgttctctacatcggtgtctctatttctgctctctCTTTCCGCTGTCTCTtgccctcctctttctccttcagtctctctctctgaACCTCTGTCTCTGGAACTGAATTTGCTTGTCTGTCTACAAAACTGAGGTTTCCTCTGATTCAGAGGAGGAAGTCACCAATATCCGAATGATTAAGAAGAACCAGATTCAGCAACGTGCCCACTCTGGACCACAGTACCTGGTAAGCATTTCTGTGGTTAACGGTAAGATGTGACAGTCAACATTTACAGCAAACACTGATGACAGGAGATAGCACAACACCCGAGGCCATCTAAGGCTTTCAAAGCAAGCTCCCCAAGGGCACTGAAATCCCCGGCCCCGGGTTATAACGTACAGCCACCTTTCAGGAGGCGAATGTTGTGTAATTCTGGGAACTCTCGCAAAAACTCCAAAGAGGAGCCTCTGAATAATCTGAATCCAGTTTCCTGCTGctcccaggctcccccagccACACCCCAGCTGCACTTTGAGTGTATCCAGAAATTGACAAGTGTATCCTCAAGGCCGAGGTTGGCATCAGAGGCACCATGGCGTGGAGCAGGGGGTGAGGTCCCCAAATTTGAGCCCTTAGACGCAGATCTTGGGAAAAGAGAGTGGGGTTGGGGCTCAGTGAGATGAGGGGAATGGAACATACCAGGGGCCATCAGCTCTTCCCCAGGAATCAGATTCTGCTTGAAAGAAACCCTCTGTTTGCAAACCAACACATTGAGAATGACAAGGTTCACCAGCTTTGCCAGGCATGGAACAGTGGGACTGCTTTAATAAACAGAGTACTTTGCAATTAACAGGCCATTTCAATTAGGAATCAGCACCGAAGCAAGCTCTTTGAAGTTTCCCTCCCGCCCCTCAAGATTTATTCTTATTTCTGACTACAGAAGGAATACCCAGTCATCGTAGAAGAtctgtaaatataaatacatgtaaaaagGAAAACACCCCCACTCCTTTACCCTATAATTTTATCACTTAGAGATGTTTTGCCAATACTGTGGTGTATTTTCCTTAAGTCCTTTTTCTggacttttcctttctttaaagagttttaactggccccccatccccaccccaccaacCTTATTACTCAGAAAAGTCCCTCTCTGGGAGTGTAAAGGCCAACATTCGTGCAGCCTCTGCCCTGGGGTCTGAGTCCTGACCCAAGGAGGGTTTTCCAGAACTTCTGAGCTAGTCATCTCTGTCACTGCTGTGTCCAGGCAGGTGGGACAGGAGCCAAGGCACAGGAAACCCAGGGAGGTGGCCAGCCCACCCCGGCCAGGCCAGCGCCTCAGGAGCAGCAGCCAGCTCTCTTTGGAGGCTTCTCGGGGGCCACCTCCACCAGCGAGCCCTTCAGGCGCTCTTCTTGCATCTTGAGGGACCTGCGTGAAGATGCCCGGGTATCAGT containing:
- the LOC102412119 gene encoding galanin receptor type 3-like — protein: MSSCVWSSKMEANTTSSAWLTATAERPLRLVFVGVCGLILLVGLLANGLMLLVVGRGPGAPCPLLSLTNSLMVNITLSDLLFLACVVPVLLLSFLQQDWWLGPTVCTTSQAVNSATMFCTFYSMVATALLRHVAVARPDLALPSGPGVRRLLCGAMWALGLTASLPTWLFQRAVVEEGARACLLLLNPAQTSCYFTLLGALAFLPCVLGLGCSFGHVGWLLWTQPRGPVGESAREHRENTGLILVVLVVFVLMWGPCSVLGYVAAVGDLPATPMAYVASSLCTLLAYSNCAVSPLLCFYLSRPFRARLGDLFRRPLAARHPRAAGGAGVVMESVQPGCDGAPGSPWGLVGV